The Glycine soja cultivar W05 chromosome 8, ASM419377v2, whole genome shotgun sequence genome has a window encoding:
- the LOC114422279 gene encoding seed linoleate 9S-lipoxygenase-like — protein sequence MSSMMVKGKVVLIRKYVLQTISNAKELVGNGFNLIGSSVEYDITKSVFFNLISRTKSSKDNYSKDGKEACLENNASVLRSLGGKEEEFDIYFEWDATEMGIPGAFYVKNHMKDEFFLVSMTLEYPLPTCDRHKDKNSIIHFLCNSWVHNHGCYKTHHRIFFDNNPYLPGNQTPEALRKYREEELDNLRGDGTGERKEWDRIYDYDVYNDLGYLDSDEKDDHPILGGTLYPYPRRVRTGRKLLNDKNINGGKYEKPADNVIYVPRDENFSLEKTTDFLEFGKKSLSGKVEPLLLSLYLKLTPNEFNGFEEVQRLYDQEGGIKLPISTTMGTENVLKFPTPHVIQASTFAWMTDEEFAREMIAGVNPNVIRLLKREDLAPRRRLDCKCNHSTITKEKLEINMGGVTVDEAFCNKRLFILDYYDAFMPYLRKINELDSAKAYATRTFLFLKDDGTLKPLAIELSKPHQCVYVLPHPPHMRPSPFLHYYFPSQVVLPADKGDDGTIWLLAKAYVVVNDTNYHQLISHWLHTHAVMEPFSIATHRQLSVLHPIYKLLHPHFRDTININALARQSLINAGSIIEQTFLPGKYSMEMSSAVYKNWVFTDQALPTDLIKRGLAVKDHTSPHGLRLMIKDYPYAVDGLEIWDAIKTWVQEYVNLYYSNDKAVEEDTELQAWWKEVVEKGHGDLKDNEWPKMKTCQELIDSCTIIIWIGSALHAAVNFGQYPYGGYILNRPTQSRRLLPEPKTKEYDEMVKNPQEAFLRTITPKFQTVIDLTVMEILSSHSSDEIYLGQRDTPNWTSDQNAKDVFETFTKTLAEIEKKISERNNNQELKNRTGPAKFPYTVLLPTSEPGLTFRGIPNSVSI from the exons ATGTCTTCAATGATGGTGAAGGGGAAGGTGGTGTTGATTCGGAAGTATGTGCTTCAAACCATATCCAATGCCAAGGAGCTTGTTGGCAATGGCTTCAACCTAATTGGCTCATCAGTCGAATATGATATTACTAAATCTGTGTTTTTCAACTTGATTAGCCGCACCAAGTCATCCAAGGATAATTATT CAAAAGATGGAAAGGAGGCCTGTTTAGAGAATAATGCTTCGGTGTTACGAAGCTTGGGAGGGAAAGAGGAGGAATTCGACATTTATTTTGAATGGGATGCTACTGAGATGGGAATTCCAGGAGCATTTTACGTAAAAAACCATATGAAAGATGAGTTCTTCCTTGTGAGTATGACTCTTGAATATCCACTTCCAACATGTGACCGCCACAAGGACAAAAACAGTATCATTCACTTTCTTTGTAACTCATGGGTTCACAATCATGGATGCTACAAAACGCATCATCGCATTTTCTTTGACAATAAT CCATATCTCCCTGGTAATCAAACACCAGAGGCATTACGAAAGTATAGAGAAGAAGAGTTGGATAATTTAAGAGGAGATGGAACAGGAGAACGCAAGGAATGGGATAGGATCTATGATTATGATGTCTATAATGATTTGGGCTATCTAGATAGTGATGAAAAGGATGATCACCCAATCCTTGGAGGCACCCTCTATCCCTACCCTCGTAGGGTTAGAACTGGCAGAAAACTCCTCaatgacaaaaatattaatg GTGGTAAATACGAGAAACCTGCAGACAATGTTATTTATGTGCCAAGGGATGAAAATTTCAGTCTGGAGAAGACAACAGATTTCCTTGAATTTGGAAAGAAATCTTTATCTGGAAAAGTGGAACCCTTGCTCCTATCTTTATATTTAAAGCTCACACCGAACGAGTTTAATGGCTTTGAAGAAGTGCAGAGACTGTATGATCAAGAAGGTGGCATAAAGCTGCCTATATCGACCACTATGGGTACTGAAAATGTCCTTAAGTTTCCAACACCTCATGTAATCCAAG CTAGCACATTTGCATGGATGACTGACGAAGAATTTGCAAGAGAGATGATTGCCGGTGTAAACCCAAATGTAATTCGCCTTCTAAAA AGGGAGGATCTCGCACCGCGAAGGAGGCTAGATTGCAAATGTAATCATAGTacaataacaaaagaaaaattggaGATTAACATGGGTGGGGTCACAGTAGATGAG GCATTTTGTAATAAGAGATTATTCATATTGGATTACTATGATGCATTCATGCCATATTTGAGGAAGATAAACGAGCTAGATTCTGCAAAGGCTTATGCCACGAGgacattcttgttcttgaaaGATGATGGAACTTTGAAGCCACTTGCTATTGAATTAAGCAAGCCGCATCAATGTGTATATGTCCTGCCACATCCACCACATATGCGTCCATCTCCATTTCTACATTATTATTTTCCGAGCCAAGTGGTGTTGCCTGCAGACAAAGGTGATGATGGTACAATTTGGCTATTGGCCAAGGCTTATGTTGTTGTAAATGACACCAACTATCATCAGCTCATAAGCCACtg GTTGCATACTCATGCAGTGATGGAGCCATTTTCCATAGCAACACACAGACAACTCAGTGTGCTTCACCCTATTTATAAACTTCTTCATCCTCACTTTCGTGACACCATCAATATCAATGCACTTGCTAGGCAATCGCTGATTAATGCAGGCAGCATTATAGAGCAAACATTTTTGCCCGGGAAGTACTCTATGGAGATGTCTTCAGCTGTATACAAGAATTGGGTTTTCACTGACCAAGCATTACCAACTGATCTCATCAAGAG AGGATTGGCAGTTAAGGATCACACTTCCCCACATGGCCTTCGCCTTATGATAAAGGACTATCCTTATGCTGTTGATGGATTAGAAATATGGGATGCTATTAAGACATGGGTCCAAGAGTATGTCAACTTGTATTACTCTAATGATAAGGCAGTTGAAGAAGATACTGAACTGCAAGCATGGTGGAAGGAAGTTGTGGAGAAGGGTCACGGTGACTTAAAAGATAACGAATGGCCTAAAATGAAGACATGTCAAGAGCTTATAGACTCTTGCACTATAATTATATGGATTGGTTCAGCTCTACATGCAGCTGTTAATTTTGGACAGTACCCTTATGGAGGCTATATCCTAAACCGTCCAACTCAAAGCAGAAGATTGCTCCCAGAACCAAAAACCAAAGAGTATGATGAGATGGTCAAGAATCCTCAAGAGGCTTTTTTGAGAACAATTACACCAAAGTTCCAGACAGTTATTGATCTTACAGTGATGGAGATATTGTCAAGCCATTCCTCTGATGAGATCTACCTTGGACAGAGGGACACTCCAAATTGGACCTCTGATCAGAATGCAAAAGATGTATTTGAAACATTTACAAAAACACTTGCAGAGATTGAGAAAAAAATCTCAGAAAGGAACAACAACCAAGAGCTTAAAAACCGAACTGGGCCAGCCAAATTTCCCTACACTGTGCTTCTTCCTACCAGTGAACCAGGGTTGACTTTTAGGGGAATCCCTAATAGTGTCTCTATCTAA